Proteins from a genomic interval of Corythoichthys intestinalis isolate RoL2023-P3 chromosome 3, ASM3026506v1, whole genome shotgun sequence:
- the hspb11 gene encoding intraflagellar transport protein 25 homolog, with product MIEASLRSLGAKVVVAASNDENHPPENIIDGNTNTFWMSTGMFPQEFIIRFEEMTPLSSVTVDSYNVRHLKVEKNTSQNASHFEFVAEKELKQTEGHLQSNSISLNGSSATHLRFIITSGYDHFVSVHKIAVNK from the exons ATGATCGAAGCATCTCTTCGTTCTCTAGGGGCCAAAGTCGTTGTGGCTGCTTCCAACGATGAGAACCACCCTCCAGAAAATATTATTGACGG aaatacaaatacattttggATGTCCACGGGAATGTTTCCTCAAGAGTTCATCATTCGTTTTGAAGAAATGACTCCGCTTTCTTCAGTGACAGTGGACAGCTACAATG TCAGGCATCTAAAAGTAGAAAAGAACACATCACAGAACGCCTCTCACTTTGAGTTTGTGGCAGAGAAAG AGTTAAAACAAACAGAGGGACATCTTCAGTCAAATTCCATTTCA cTAAACGGAAGCAGTGCCACTCACCTTCGTTTTATCATCACCTCAGGATACGATCACTTCGTGTCTGTGCACAAAATCGCTGTAAATAAATGA
- the smn1 gene encoding survival motor neuron protein 1 translates to MANGCQDVLFTRGAGQSDDSDIWDDTALIKAYDKAVASFKSALKGEDEAQASIKIPPGKKRKNNKKKDSRKRTSTSTDKEWQVGDSCCAYWSEDRQLYSATISSVDKDKGTCIVVYTDYGNEEEQNLEDLLSEISEGNHETKTTTQEAESSTEESDRSTEPSQHKQHLNSKTQRGKFHKVPPPMWASGFPPPCPPPMPPFRKGGKKQPGNQGHFPPPWHPMMQFGPPMIPPPPPISPDMGDDEAMGSMLISWYMSGYHTGYYLGLKQGRNNAARWNKPHQK, encoded by the exons ATGGCGAATGGATGTCAGGACGTGTTATTCACGCGAGGGGCCGGGCAG AGTGACGACTCCGATATTTGGGATGACACTGCCTTGATAAAAGCCTACGACAAGGCTGTTGCGTCATTTAAG TCTGCCCTTAAGGGAGAAGACGAGGCACAAGCCTCAATCAAAATTCCTCCCGGAAAGAAgcgcaaaaacaacaaaaagaaggACAGCAGGAAAAGAACCAGTACATCAACGGATAAAGAA TGGCAAGTTGGAGATTCCTGCTGTGCTTACTGGTCAGAAGACCGTCAACTGTACTCTGCTACCATCTCCTCTGTGGACAAGGATAAAGGCACGTGCATAGTTGTCTACACAGATTACGGCAATGAAGAAGAACAGAACCTTGAAGACTTACTATCAGAGATTTCGGAAGGCAACCACGAAACCAAGACTACG ACACAGGAGGCAGAGTCTTCCACAGAGGAGAGTGACCGGTCAACAGAACCAAGCCAGCACAAACAGCATCTAAACAGTAAAACCCAAAGGGGCAAATTCCACAAGGTTCCTCCTCCCATGTGGGCTTCTGGATTCCCTCCTCCATGCCCACCTCCTATGCCACCATTTAGAAAG GGTGGGAAAAAACAACCTGGTAATCAGGGGCATTTCCCTCCCCCTTGGCATCCTATGATGCAATTTGGCCCACCG ATGATCCCACCCCCTCCACCCATTAGTCCAGACATGGGAGATGACGAGGCCATGGGCAGCATGCTCATCTCATGGTACATGAGTGGGTACCACACAGGCTACTACTTG GGTTTGAAACAAGGTCGCAACAACGCTGCCAGATGGAATAAACCGCaccagaaatga